The Ruminococcaceae bacterium BL-4 region TTTCCTATAAAAGTAAAGTGCCTGTCTGGAAAAGAATCGATCTTTTCTAAGAATCGATTTTATTTGTTCTTTTTGTTTTTGTTTTCTTTTGAGCTTTTGCACAATTTTTTAATATTTTTTTTCAATCTCTTGACAAGCGAATCCCTTTTATGATAAAATAAATCTCGTCTTGTAAGGAGAGGTGTCCGAGTGGTTTATGGAGCTGGTCTTGAAAACCAGTGATCCCGCGAGGGACCAAGAGTTCGAATCTCTTCCTCTCCGCCATTGCAAATTCGATTGAAAAATTTGATATAAATGATTTTAATTCACCTTGGAGAAATACCCAAGTGGTGAAGGGGCTCCCCTGCTAAGGGAGTAGGTCGGGTAACCGGCGCGTGGGTTCAAATCCCACTTTCTCCGCCAAAGCCGCATGAACACTGAGTTTGTGCGGCTTTTCTTTTTTGTAAAAAATGCGCTATAATTACGTCTGGTTAATAAAAATTGCTTCCTATTCCCACTCCTATTCCCACTCGGTTTTTATGTTATTTTAAGAAAATCACTGGACTAAGAAGAAATAAT contains the following coding sequences:
- a CDS encoding protein of unknown function (Evidence 5 : Unknown function), which codes for MQKLKRKQKQKEQIKSILRKDRFFSRQALYFYRKKRYNHLARIVQVDDKFTNGGIK